DNA sequence from the Fusobacterium sp. SYSU M8D902 genome:
TAGGAGATCTTCCTTTCACATTCCAAAATGGTGGAGCAGTTGAAAAAGATGGAAAATTATATATCCATACTGGTAAACAAGATGGAAAAGCTTCAAACAAATTCTACTCTTATGATTTAGAAACTAAAGAGGTTGTAGAGTTAGCATCTGTACCTGGAGATACTAGAACTCAATCTGTTTCTCAACTATTAAATGGTGAGTTATATGTATTCGGTGGAGGAAACTCTAAAGCTTTTGTTGATGGATATAAATATAATTTTGATACAAATACTTGGACTGAAGTAGCTTCTGTTGTTATAAACGGTAAAGAGATCTCTGTTCTTGGAGCTAACTCTGTTAAATTAAATGAAAATGAAATGATGGTTATTGGTGGATTTGAAAAACAATTATGGAATGATGCTAACTACTATCTTGGAAATTTAAAAGGAGAGGAATTAGCTAACTATAAAGCTAACTACTTCGGTGCTGATCCTGCTGAATTTGGATGGAATAGAGAGGTTTTAGTTTACAACGCTAATACAAACTCTTGGAAATCTATTGGAGAGATCCCATTTGATGCTCCTTGTGGTGAAGGATTAGTTCTTTTAGAAAACAAAGTTTTCTCTATCAACGGAGAGATCAAACCAGGTGTTAGAACTGATAGAATGTATACAGGTACAATTATAAAAAAATAATTACCTCTAAATAAAGAAAAAAGTTAGGCTAATGGAGTAATCTATTAGCTTAACTTTTTTTAATAAAAATTTTGTATCATCTCTTCAATTTTTTCTTTCTTAAAATAAAAAGCAACAAAAAATGAAAAACCACTTAAAGTTATTATATTTTTATTTTGTTTTATTTTATCCAACTGTTTTTTAAAAATAACATTCTGTGAAAATGTAGATAATATCTCATAGCTAGGTAAAAGACTTTCTCCTCTTAT
Encoded proteins:
- a CDS encoding cyclically-permuted mutarotase family protein, which produces MKKILFAAIVSSLVLAGCSSTNVVKQANVDKKIVWETAGHLPAQKGYEKNIGTAGVLYGSLGEKYIVVGGGANFPIKPTAQGGPKVLYSDIYVMTENNGQLEVVEHTNLPHEIGYGASVTTPEGIYYIGGAAQAEQDNDIWFLTMKDGKLDAQKIGDLPFTFQNGGAVEKDGKLYIHTGKQDGKASNKFYSYDLETKEVVELASVPGDTRTQSVSQLLNGELYVFGGGNSKAFVDGYKYNFDTNTWTEVASVVINGKEISVLGANSVKLNENEMMVIGGFEKQLWNDANYYLGNLKGEELANYKANYFGADPAEFGWNREVLVYNANTNSWKSIGEIPFDAPCGEGLVLLENKVFSINGEIKPGVRTDRMYTGTIIKK